The Sphingobium aromaticiconvertens genome has a segment encoding these proteins:
- a CDS encoding tyrosine-type recombinase/integrase yields the protein MLTDTKLRNLRPTDKLYKVNDRDGLYVAVTPAGSISFRYNYAIHGRQETVTFGRYGVGGITLAEARERLGEAKKMVAAGKSPAKEKARDKARVKDAETFGAWAEKWLRGYQMADSTRDMRRSVFERELKPKFGNQKLAEITHEDLRALTDTIVERGAPATAVHSREVVFQVYRWAIERGQKVENPAELVRPTTIAKFEPRDRALTPDEIGLMYQYMERIGTAPSFRAAAKLLLLTMVRKGELTNAKWDEVDFTKALWTIPKERMKRRNPHLVFLSRQALDIFIALKTFAGGSDYVLPGRYDSDEPMSSATLNRLLTQTYRLAQKEGKPLGKFGPHDLRRTASTLLHEAGYNTDWIEKCLAHEQRGVRAVYNKAEYREQRTAMLQDWADMIDEWTLGRMRPASRSED from the coding sequence ATGCTGACCGATACCAAGCTGCGGAACCTCAGGCCAACGGACAAGCTTTACAAGGTGAATGATCGCGACGGCCTCTATGTGGCTGTCACGCCCGCCGGGTCGATCTCGTTCCGGTATAACTACGCCATCCACGGCAGGCAGGAGACCGTCACCTTCGGCCGCTACGGCGTTGGCGGCATCACTTTAGCGGAAGCCCGTGAACGGTTGGGCGAAGCCAAGAAGATGGTTGCGGCAGGGAAGTCGCCTGCCAAGGAGAAGGCGAGGGACAAGGCCCGCGTCAAGGATGCCGAGACATTTGGAGCATGGGCCGAAAAATGGCTGCGCGGCTACCAGATGGCCGATTCCACGCGTGATATGCGCCGTTCGGTTTTCGAGCGCGAATTGAAGCCGAAATTCGGCAATCAGAAGCTGGCAGAAATCACCCATGAGGATTTGCGCGCGCTGACCGATACTATCGTGGAGCGGGGCGCACCGGCGACGGCAGTGCATAGCCGTGAAGTTGTTTTCCAGGTTTATCGTTGGGCCATCGAGCGCGGCCAGAAGGTCGAGAACCCGGCAGAACTGGTCCGCCCGACAACCATCGCCAAATTCGAGCCGCGCGACCGCGCCCTAACGCCCGATGAAATCGGCTTGATGTATCAATATATGGAACGGATCGGCACCGCGCCATCCTTCCGGGCAGCGGCCAAGCTGCTGCTGCTGACCATGGTGCGCAAGGGCGAACTGACCAACGCGAAATGGGATGAGGTCGATTTCACCAAGGCACTCTGGACGATCCCGAAAGAACGGATGAAGCGGCGTAATCCGCATTTGGTGTTCCTATCCAGACAGGCGCTGGACATCTTCATTGCTCTGAAAACCTTTGCGGGCGGATCAGACTATGTGTTGCCGGGGCGTTATGATTCCGACGAACCCATGAGCAGTGCCACGCTTAACCGGCTATTGACGCAGACATACAGGCTCGCCCAAAAGGAAGGAAAGCCGCTCGGCAAGTTCGGCCCGCACGATTTGCGGCGCACGGCCAGCACGCTTCTGCACGAAGCGGGTTACAACACTGACTGGATAGAAAAGTGCCTTGCGCACGAGCAGAGGGGCGTCAGGGCCGTCTACAACAAGGCCGAATACCGCGAGCAACGCACGGCGATGCTGCAAGACTGGGCGGATATGATCGACGAATGGACGCTTGGGCGGATGCGGCCTGCAAGTAGGAGCGAAGATTAG
- the guaA gene encoding glutamine-hydrolyzing GMP synthase, protein MTLPIQDSILIVDFGSQVTQLIARRVREAGVYSEIAPFNTAAEAFARMQPKGVILSGGPSSVMWEDSPRAPQAIFDAGIPILGICYGQQTMMQQLGGNVEGGESGEFGRAFIEVHKHCALFDGLWQPGDRHQVWMSHGDKVTQLAEGFEVVATSEGAPFAVTANEAKRFYATQFHPEVVHTPDGGKLIANFARHVCGLAGDWTMAEFRETKIAEIRAQVGKGRVICGLSGGVDSAVAAVLIHEAIGDQLTCVFVDHGLMRLGEAEQVVSLFREHYGITLVHVNAEERFLGGLAGLTDPEKKRKFIGGEFIAVFEEEAAKIGGADFLAQGTLYPDVIESVSFTGGPSVTIKSHHNVGGLPERMNMKLVEPLRELFKDEVRVLGKELGLPDIFVGRHPFPGPGLAIRIPGEVTKERCDILRKADAVYLEEIRNAGLYDAIWQAFAVLLPVRTVGVMGDHRTYDSVCAVRAVTSTDGMTADIYPFDAAFLSRVATRIINEVKGINRVVYDYTSKPPGTIEWE, encoded by the coding sequence ATGACGCTGCCCATTCAGGATTCCATCCTCATCGTGGACTTCGGCAGCCAGGTGACGCAGTTGATCGCCCGCCGTGTTCGCGAAGCGGGGGTCTATAGTGAGATCGCCCCGTTCAACACCGCCGCCGAAGCCTTTGCGCGGATGCAGCCCAAGGGCGTCATCCTTTCCGGCGGTCCATCGTCGGTCATGTGGGAGGATAGCCCCCGCGCGCCACAGGCGATCTTTGATGCGGGCATCCCGATCCTCGGCATCTGCTATGGTCAGCAGACGATGATGCAGCAACTGGGCGGCAATGTGGAAGGCGGCGAGAGCGGCGAGTTCGGCCGCGCCTTCATCGAGGTGCACAAACATTGCGCCCTGTTCGACGGCCTGTGGCAGCCCGGCGACCGGCATCAAGTGTGGATGAGCCATGGCGACAAGGTGACGCAACTCGCCGAGGGGTTTGAGGTTGTCGCCACCAGCGAGGGTGCGCCCTTCGCCGTCACCGCCAACGAAGCCAAGCGCTTCTACGCCACCCAGTTCCATCCTGAAGTGGTTCACACCCCCGATGGTGGCAAACTGATCGCCAATTTCGCGCGCCATGTCTGCGGCCTTGCCGGGGATTGGACGATGGCCGAATTCCGCGAGACGAAGATTGCCGAAATCCGTGCGCAGGTGGGCAAGGGGCGCGTGATCTGCGGCCTGTCCGGCGGCGTTGACAGCGCCGTCGCCGCCGTGCTGATCCATGAGGCGATTGGCGACCAGTTGACCTGCGTGTTCGTCGACCATGGCCTGATGCGGTTGGGCGAGGCGGAGCAGGTGGTCTCTCTGTTCCGCGAACATTATGGCATCACGCTGGTCCATGTGAACGCGGAAGAACGCTTCCTGGGCGGCCTTGCGGGCCTCACCGACCCGGAGAAGAAGCGCAAATTCATCGGCGGTGAATTCATCGCCGTGTTCGAAGAGGAAGCCGCGAAGATCGGCGGCGCCGATTTTCTGGCACAGGGGACGCTATACCCCGACGTCATTGAATCGGTGTCCTTCACTGGGGGACCCAGCGTCACGATCAAGAGCCATCATAATGTCGGCGGCCTGCCCGAACGCATGAACATGAAGCTGGTCGAGCCACTGCGCGAGCTTTTCAAGGATGAGGTCCGCGTTCTGGGCAAAGAGTTGGGATTGCCCGATATTTTTGTGGGACGTCATCCCTTCCCTGGCCCCGGCCTCGCCATCCGCATCCCCGGCGAAGTCACCAAGGAGCGTTGCGACATCTTGCGGAAGGCAGATGCCGTCTATCTGGAGGAAATCCGCAACGCGGGTCTTTATGACGCGATCTGGCAGGCCTTCGCCGTGCTGCTCCCGGTCCGCACGGTCGGGGTGATGGGCGACCATCGCACCTATGACAGCGTGTGCGCCGTGCGGGCTGTAACCTCGACCGATGGCATGACGGCGGACATCTATCCCTTTGATGCGGCTTTCCTCAGTCGCGTTGCGACCCGCATCATCAACGAGGTGAAGGGCATCAATCGGGTGGTTTATGACTATACGTCGAAGCCGCCCGGGACGATCGAGTGGGAATGA
- a CDS encoding shikimate kinase: protein MHLIFLYGQAAAGKLTVARALSARTGFALFHNHLIVDAVGAVFPFGSDEFVRLREAFWMEMIGSAIAAGRALIFTFAPEPTVASDFPARVAAMVRAAGGAVMFVSLTLDPDEQERRIVSADRAAFGKLRSAELLRELRAGFAACMEAMPVAAITIDTSTIMPDAAAAQIAEAIAQQVD, encoded by the coding sequence ATGCATTTGATTTTCCTCTACGGTCAGGCGGCCGCCGGTAAGCTGACGGTCGCAAGAGCGCTGAGTGCCCGCACCGGCTTTGCCTTGTTCCACAACCATCTGATCGTGGATGCGGTCGGCGCGGTCTTCCCTTTCGGGTCGGATGAGTTTGTCCGGCTTCGCGAGGCGTTCTGGATGGAAATGATCGGATCGGCCATAGCGGCCGGGCGGGCCCTGATCTTCACCTTCGCTCCCGAACCCACGGTTGCGTCCGATTTCCCAGCGCGTGTTGCCGCGATGGTCAGGGCGGCAGGCGGAGCGGTTATGTTCGTGTCGCTGACGCTTGATCCCGATGAGCAGGAGCGCCGCATCGTCAGCGCTGACCGGGCGGCATTCGGCAAGCTGCGGTCGGCAGAGCTGCTGCGTGAACTGCGCGCCGGTTTCGCGGCCTGCATGGAGGCCATGCCCGTTGCCGCGATCACGATCGACACGAGCACGATCATGCCCGACGCCGCGGCAGCGCAGATAGCAGAAGCGATCGCGCAACAGGTCGACTGA
- a CDS encoding prolyl oligopeptidase family serine peptidase yields the protein MFFDRSHFALLTLATLALCPVCATASPEAVTPDATLITPAEVRLRYPVTQRLDIVEDHFGTKVADPYRWLENDVRVDPAVRDWVTAENKVTSAYLDALPERETLRRRMQALYDYGRYTIPRKAGNRYFYGYNSGLQNQTPLFMREGLTGKQRLLVDPNDWAKDGATALAEWRPSPTGRHLLYAVQDGGTDWRTLHVLDVGTGKLLDETIAWVKFSDLSWDRTGEGFFYSRFAAPVEGEAFQSTNENQQIYYHHLGTPQAQDQLVYATPDRPKLGHNAQVTDDGQWLIITSHLGTDPRYEVLVAALDGGPIQPRPLVRGLDNQWKLIGSRGTTLWFVTDKRAPRQRVVTLDAARPRARLVEIVPQRADTLAGGSMVGNRLILAYMSDAATVAELVELNGRKIGDVPLPGVGTAAGFGGKTGDPETFFAFSGFTTPTTIYRYDTSTGTAAIFAQPELAFNPDDFATEQIFYPSKDGTKVPMFVIRKKSLATSATPAPTILYGYGGFNISMTPGFSATRLAWLEQGGVYAIANLRGGGEYGKAWHDAGRLANKQNVFDDFIAAGEFLKANGYTTANGLAIEGRSNGGLLVGAVVNQRPDLFAAALPGVGVMDMVRFDRFTAGRYWVDDYGSPEKEADFHLLYSYSPYHNIAGGKDYPAILVTTADTDDRVVPGHSFKYAAALQSADLGERPHLIRIETRAGHGSGKPTDKVIDEYVDSYAFAARFTGLSIRQQGR from the coding sequence ATGTTTTTCGACCGCAGCCATTTCGCGCTGCTGACGCTGGCGACGCTTGCCCTTTGTCCGGTTTGCGCAACGGCCAGCCCCGAAGCCGTCACTCCTGACGCGACACTCATCACCCCTGCGGAGGTCAGACTGCGCTATCCCGTCACCCAGCGCCTGGACATCGTCGAGGATCATTTTGGCACGAAGGTGGCCGACCCTTATCGCTGGCTGGAAAATGACGTTCGCGTCGATCCGGCGGTGCGTGACTGGGTGACGGCGGAAAACAAGGTGACGAGCGCCTATCTGGACGCCCTGCCGGAGCGCGAGACGCTGCGTAGGCGGATGCAGGCGCTATATGACTACGGGCGCTATACGATCCCGCGCAAGGCGGGGAACCGCTATTTCTACGGCTATAATAGCGGTCTTCAGAACCAGACGCCGCTGTTCATGCGCGAAGGGTTGACGGGTAAGCAGCGGCTGCTGGTTGACCCCAATGACTGGGCGAAGGACGGTGCTACAGCGCTAGCCGAATGGCGGCCATCTCCCACGGGACGACATCTCCTCTATGCGGTGCAGGACGGCGGCACCGACTGGCGCACGCTGCATGTGCTGGATGTCGGTACCGGCAAGCTGCTCGACGAGACGATCGCCTGGGTGAAATTCTCCGACTTGAGCTGGGATCGAACGGGGGAAGGTTTTTTCTATTCCCGCTTCGCCGCGCCGGTCGAGGGAGAGGCTTTCCAGAGCACGAATGAAAATCAACAAATCTATTATCATCACCTTGGCACGCCTCAGGCTCAGGACCAGCTGGTCTATGCCACGCCGGATCGGCCGAAGCTGGGCCATAACGCCCAGGTCACGGACGATGGCCAATGGCTGATCATCACCTCGCATCTGGGCACCGATCCCCGCTACGAAGTGCTGGTCGCCGCGCTCGACGGCGGACCGATACAGCCGCGCCCGCTCGTGCGTGGGCTGGACAATCAATGGAAATTGATCGGCAGCCGGGGGACGACGCTGTGGTTCGTCACCGATAAGCGCGCACCGCGGCAGCGGGTGGTGACGTTGGATGCGGCCCGTCCGCGTGCGCGCTTGGTGGAGATCGTACCCCAGCGCGCCGATACGCTGGCGGGTGGCTCGATGGTCGGCAACCGGCTGATCCTCGCCTATATGAGCGACGCGGCCACCGTTGCGGAACTGGTGGAGCTGAATGGGCGCAAGATCGGCGATGTGCCGCTGCCCGGCGTCGGCACGGCGGCGGGTTTCGGTGGCAAGACCGGTGACCCGGAAACCTTCTTCGCCTTTTCGGGCTTTACGACGCCGACCACCATCTATCGGTACGACACCTCGACCGGCACCGCAGCGATTTTTGCCCAACCGGAGCTGGCCTTCAATCCCGACGATTTCGCGACCGAGCAGATCTTCTACCCGTCGAAGGACGGAACGAAAGTGCCCATGTTCGTCATCCGCAAGAAAAGCCTGGCTACTAGCGCCACGCCCGCGCCCACGATCCTCTACGGCTATGGTGGCTTCAATATCTCGATGACGCCGGGTTTCTCCGCGACGCGGCTCGCCTGGTTGGAGCAAGGCGGTGTCTATGCGATCGCCAACCTGCGCGGCGGCGGGGAATATGGGAAGGCGTGGCACGATGCGGGTCGCCTTGCGAACAAGCAGAATGTGTTCGACGATTTCATCGCGGCGGGCGAGTTCCTCAAGGCCAATGGCTATACGACGGCGAACGGCCTGGCGATCGAGGGGCGGTCGAATGGTGGCTTGCTGGTCGGCGCGGTCGTCAACCAGCGGCCTGACCTTTTCGCTGCTGCGCTGCCGGGGGTGGGTGTGATGGACATGGTGCGGTTCGACCGCTTCACCGCCGGGCGTTATTGGGTCGATGATTATGGATCACCGGAAAAGGAAGCGGATTTCCACTTGCTCTACAGTTACTCGCCCTATCACAACATAGCGGGCGGAAAGGATTATCCCGCGATCCTGGTGACGACGGCCGACACTGATGATCGGGTGGTGCCCGGCCACAGCTTCAAATATGCCGCCGCGCTACAGAGCGCTGATCTGGGCGAACGGCCGCACCTGATCCGCATAGAGACGCGCGCGGGTCATGGATCGGGCAAGCCGACCGACAAGGTGATCGACGAATATGTCGATAGCTATGCCTTCGCCGCGCGCTTCACCGGGCTGTCGATCCGTCAGCAAGGGCGTTGA
- a CDS encoding IS630 family transposase (programmed frameshift) — translation MAAAIGVRTDYTSTDLRGFARRCGDGDQVRRLLAVALILDGGNRSDAAKFAGVTLQIVRDWVVRFNEGGPDGLATRKAPGRTSILNDEQRAKLAEIVETGPIPAAHGVVRWRLCDLAQWIRDEFQLSVTRHTLGRELRALGYRKITARPRHRGQKPDDIAIFKKSSLPVWSKSRGLPKGTPLELWWQDEARIGQQTKLTRRWAKRGTRPSAPKDQRRSSAWLFGAICPAEGKAAGIVMPRCNSEAMSMHLDEIAFHVAPGAHAVLLLDQAGWHGSAELVVPPNITLMPLPPRCPELNPVENVWQFMRDNWLSNRIFNSYDDIVDHCCYAWNKLAEQPWRIMSLGLRQWAHGF, via the exons ATGGCGGCGGCGATTGGGGTTCGAACTGACTACACATCAACGGATTTGCGTGGCTTTGCCCGACGATGCGGTGATGGGGACCAGGTGCGTCGTTTATTGGCGGTGGCTCTGATCCTGGACGGCGGGAACCGTAGCGATGCAGCGAAGTTTGCCGGGGTGACGCTGCAAATCGTGCGCGACTGGGTCGTGCGGTTCAATGAGGGCGGCCCTGACGGTCTGGCAACGCGCAAGGCCCCCGGACGGACGTCGATCCTGAACGACGAACAGCGCGCCAAGCTTGCCGAAATCGTCGAGACAGGGCCTATCCCGGCGGCGCATGGTGTCGTGCGCTGGCGTCTATGCGATCTGGCGCAGTGGATCCGGGACGAGTTCCAATTGTCGGTCACGCGTCACACGCTTGGAAGAGAGCTTCGCGCGCTGGGGTATCGCAAGATCACGGCGCGGCCCCGCCACCGTGGCCAGAAACCCGATGATATCGCCATTTTTAAAAAGAGTTCGCTGCCTGTCTGGAGCAAATCA CGAGGCCTCCCGAAAGGCACGCCCCTAGAATTATGGTGGCAAGATGAAGCCCGCATCGGTCAGCAGACCAAGCTCACCCGGCGCTGGGCAAAGCGCGGCACCAGACCCTCAGCGCCAAAAGACCAACGGCGATCATCGGCCTGGCTCTTTGGGGCGATTTGCCCCGCAGAAGGCAAAGCAGCAGGCATCGTCATGCCCAGGTGCAACAGTGAGGCAATGAGTATGCACCTTGACGAAATTGCCTTCCATGTCGCGCCCGGTGCTCATGCCGTGTTGCTTCTCGATCAAGCCGGATGGCACGGCTCTGCAGAACTCGTCGTTCCGCCCAACATCACTCTGATGCCGCTGCCGCCCAGATGCCCTGAGTTGAACCCGGTCGAGAATGTCTGGCAATTTATGCGAGACAACTGGCTCTCAAACCGCATCTTCAATTCTTACGACGATATCGTCGATCACTGCTGCTACGCCTGGAACAAGCTCGCAGAACAGCCTTGGCGCATCATGTCCCTGGGACTACGTCAATGGGCACATGGGTTCTAA
- a CDS encoding helix-turn-helix transcriptional regulator has translation MNRTLINRKKLHAMIPLAERTIYNMEQRGEFPRRIALTSRSVAWDLAEIEEWIEARKASGAQAARPGIAA, from the coding sequence ATGAATAGGACACTCATCAACCGCAAGAAACTCCACGCCATGATCCCGCTGGCCGAGCGGACGATATATAACATGGAGCAGCGCGGAGAGTTCCCCCGCCGCATCGCCCTCACGAGCCGCAGTGTCGCGTGGGATTTGGCCGAGATCGAAGAATGGATTGAAGCGCGCAAGGCATCAGGCGCTCAAGCCGCACGCCCCGGCATTGCTGCCTGA
- a CDS encoding DNA-directed RNA polymerase subunit alpha, with protein MTVNMKNWQELKKPSVLDIKSSGDGKRKATFVAEPLERGFGLTLGNALRRVLLSSLQGAAVTSIKIENVLHEFSSLAGVREDVTDIVLNIKQVALKMEGEGPKRLQLSATGPAVVKAGDIAVVGDIEVMNPDLIICHLDQGATLNMELTADIGKGYVPAVANRPADAPIGLIPIDALYSPVRQVAYKVDNTRVGQELDFDKLSLTVETDGTVTPEDAVAYAARILQDQLQLFVHFEDALPSAAPSSGGHAVASASEGESDTNQINRYLLKKVDELELSVRSANCLKNDNIIYIGDLVQKTEAEMLRTPNFGRKSLNEIKEVLSSMGLRLGMDIPGWPPENIEEMAKKLEQELLG; from the coding sequence ATGACTGTCAACATGAAGAACTGGCAGGAATTGAAGAAGCCCAGCGTCCTCGACATCAAGTCGTCGGGCGATGGCAAGCGCAAGGCGACCTTCGTTGCTGAGCCGCTCGAGCGCGGCTTCGGCCTGACGCTGGGCAACGCGCTGCGCCGGGTTCTTCTTTCCTCGCTCCAGGGCGCGGCGGTCACCTCGATCAAGATCGAGAATGTGCTGCACGAATTCTCCAGCCTTGCCGGTGTGCGTGAGGACGTGACCGACATCGTCCTCAACATCAAGCAGGTCGCGCTGAAGATGGAAGGCGAAGGCCCCAAGCGGCTTCAGCTCTCTGCCACCGGCCCGGCCGTGGTGAAGGCTGGCGACATTGCCGTTGTTGGCGATATCGAGGTGATGAACCCCGATCTCATCATCTGCCATCTCGATCAGGGCGCGACGCTCAACATGGAACTGACTGCCGACATCGGTAAGGGTTATGTTCCGGCCGTCGCCAACCGTCCGGCGGATGCGCCGATCGGCCTGATTCCGATCGACGCGCTCTACTCGCCTGTTCGTCAGGTGGCGTATAAGGTGGACAACACCCGCGTCGGCCAGGAACTGGACTTCGACAAGCTGTCGCTGACCGTTGAGACCGATGGCACCGTCACGCCGGAAGACGCGGTGGCCTATGCCGCTCGCATTCTGCAGGACCAGCTCCAGTTGTTCGTTCACTTCGAGGACGCGCTGCCCAGCGCCGCGCCGTCGTCGGGTGGTCATGCCGTTGCTTCGGCTTCGGAAGGCGAGAGCGACACGAACCAGATCAACCGCTATCTGCTCAAGAAGGTGGACGAACTGGAACTGTCGGTTCGCTCGGCCAACTGCCTCAAGAACGATAACATCATCTACATCGGCGACCTGGTCCAGAAGACCGAGGCCGAGATGCTCCGTACCCCGAATTTCGGCCGCAAGTCGCTGAACGAGATCAAGGAAGTGCTCTCGTCCATGGGTCTGCGCCTGGGCATGGACATCCCTGGCTGGCCGCCGGAGAATATCGAGGAAATGGCCAAGAAGCTCGAACAAGAGCTGCTGGGTTAA
- a CDS encoding TCR/Tet family MFS transporter: MPAPVPHRRPAAIAFILVTALLDIMSMGIIIPVLPQLIERLSGSSSAAGLWNGLFVALWAMMQFVCSPIIGSLSDRFGRRPVILLSVGGLAADFILMALAPNLWWLAVGRMLGGVTSSSFTTVFAYMADITPPDQRARGYGLVGAAFSAGFVAGPLLGGVLGEISLRAPFWAAAGLSGLAFLYGLFVLPESLPPERRMAFAWSRANPFGALTLLRSHPDLSRLTIVNFLLYFSHHLFSAVFVLYAGDRYGWGAWQVGTLLAMVGLLDMGVQGLLVGPVVKRLGDRRTMVTGLGFGAVGIACMGLAPTGWLFVAAMLPNALWGLAMPTIQSLMTVRVSESEQGQLQGANNSVGSIAGILSPLFFGGVYALSVGTNPFLPWIGSAFFIAALVLGLGALLGLGVSRPAASLDIPAPSD, translated from the coding sequence ATGCCCGCGCCTGTCCCGCATCGCCGCCCGGCGGCGATTGCCTTCATCCTGGTGACGGCGCTGCTCGATATCATGTCGATGGGCATCATCATTCCGGTTCTGCCCCAGTTGATCGAACGGTTGTCCGGCTCCAGCAGTGCGGCGGGGCTGTGGAACGGCCTGTTCGTCGCGCTGTGGGCGATGATGCAATTTGTCTGTTCGCCGATCATCGGGTCGCTCTCCGACCGGTTCGGCCGGCGGCCCGTCATCCTGCTGTCGGTCGGGGGACTGGCCGCCGACTTCATCTTGATGGCGCTGGCGCCCAACCTTTGGTGGCTGGCGGTGGGCCGGATGCTGGGCGGGGTGACCTCGTCCAGCTTCACCACCGTCTTTGCCTATATGGCCGACATCACTCCGCCCGATCAACGCGCGCGCGGCTATGGGCTGGTCGGCGCGGCATTCAGCGCAGGGTTTGTCGCCGGGCCGCTGCTGGGCGGGGTGCTGGGCGAGATTTCGTTACGGGCGCCTTTCTGGGCGGCGGCGGGGCTGAGCGGTCTGGCTTTCCTTTATGGGCTGTTCGTCCTGCCCGAATCCTTGCCGCCCGAGCGGCGCATGGCCTTTGCCTGGAGCCGCGCCAATCCTTTTGGCGCGCTCACCCTGCTGCGCTCGCACCCGGATCTTTCCCGCCTCACCATCGTCAATTTCCTGCTCTACTTCTCTCATCATCTCTTTTCGGCGGTCTTCGTTCTTTATGCAGGCGATCGCTATGGCTGGGGAGCATGGCAGGTGGGGACGTTGCTGGCGATGGTCGGGCTGCTCGACATGGGCGTGCAGGGCCTGCTGGTGGGACCGGTGGTGAAGCGTCTCGGCGATCGGCGGACGATGGTGACGGGCCTTGGCTTTGGCGCGGTCGGCATTGCCTGCATGGGCTTGGCGCCGACGGGCTGGCTGTTCGTCGCGGCGATGCTGCCCAATGCGCTTTGGGGTCTGGCCATGCCCACCATCCAGTCGTTGATGACGGTGCGGGTTTCCGAATCGGAACAGGGCCAGCTTCAGGGCGCGAACAATAGTGTGGGGTCGATCGCGGGCATCCTGTCGCCCCTCTTCTTTGGCGGCGTCTATGCGCTGTCGGTCGGGACCAATCCGTTTTTGCCGTGGATCGGCAGCGCCTTCTTCATCGCCGCGTTGGTCCTTGGTCTGGGCGCGCTATTGGGCCTTGGCGTGTCGCGGCCCGCCGCTTCGCTGGACATTCCCGCCCCATCCGACTAA
- the rplQ gene encoding 50S ribosomal protein L17 encodes MRHKMGQRKLQRASGHRTALLRNLAASLIKHEQITTTTPKAKELRPYVEKLITLAKKGGLSNRRLADARLKDDAQLIKLFEILAERYKDRNGGYTRVIKAGIRASDAAPIAIIELVDRDVSAKGQDSGPVQNADEDELEAA; translated from the coding sequence ATGCGTCATAAAATGGGTCAGCGTAAGCTTCAGCGCGCATCGGGCCATCGTACCGCCCTGCTGCGCAACCTTGCGGCGTCGCTCATCAAGCATGAGCAGATCACCACCACCACGCCCAAGGCGAAGGAACTGCGTCCCTACGTCGAGAAGCTGATCACGCTGGCGAAGAAGGGTGGCCTGTCCAACCGTCGTCTGGCCGACGCGCGCCTGAAGGACGACGCGCAGTTGATCAAGCTGTTCGAGATTCTGGCCGAGCGCTACAAGGATCGCAACGGCGGTTACACCCGCGTCATCAAGGCTGGTATCCGCGCTTCGGACGCCGCGCCGATCGCGATCATCGAGCTGGTCGACCGTGACGTTTCGGCAAAGGGCCAGGATTCGGGTCCGGTCCAGAACGCTGACGAGGACGAGCTGGAAGCGGCCTGA
- a CDS encoding replication initiator protein A, protein MAVHELAAFTNRAPELSRADPYEGIADGRPAGQSIARKGTPRLAPNRTSQCDFFVADILDAAPKGDMASMEHPLFALKAGDSRVRTYERNGCTVTVKPGHDGCATIHDKDLWIYCISQMIEARNAGQEVSRVVRFKAYDFLRATNRDTSGRAYIRMGEMLARLTGTRIETNIETAGRRERGFFGLVDSAKVVEHDRSNRMVAVEVTLPDWLFRSVEAMHVLTLNRDYFRLRKPLERRIYELARKHCGTQPNWRISLAVLHHKSGSASPLRNFREDVRALVESGHLPDYLMSYDPARDMVTFYAYGPKGRVAEAKDMLAGRPHAPVIAHEKAHARKARKRRACS, encoded by the coding sequence GTGGCGGTCCACGAGCTAGCGGCCTTCACCAATCGGGCACCGGAACTTTCGCGGGCTGATCCGTATGAAGGCATAGCTGATGGCAGGCCTGCGGGGCAGAGCATAGCGCGCAAGGGAACGCCCCGCCTTGCGCCGAACCGCACCTCGCAATGTGATTTCTTCGTAGCCGACATACTGGACGCTGCACCCAAGGGTGATATGGCCAGCATGGAGCATCCGCTATTCGCGCTGAAAGCTGGCGACAGCCGCGTTAGAACCTACGAGCGCAACGGCTGCACCGTCACCGTGAAGCCCGGTCATGATGGCTGCGCAACCATCCACGACAAGGATTTGTGGATTTACTGCATCAGCCAGATGATCGAGGCGAGGAACGCGGGGCAGGAAGTCTCGCGCGTGGTGCGCTTCAAAGCTTACGATTTCCTCCGCGCCACAAACCGCGACACGAGCGGTCGGGCTTATATCCGAATGGGTGAGATGCTGGCACGGCTTACCGGGACGCGCATTGAAACAAACATTGAAACGGCAGGCAGGCGCGAACGGGGCTTCTTCGGACTTGTGGACTCTGCCAAGGTAGTCGAGCACGACCGTAGCAACCGTATGGTTGCTGTCGAGGTGACGTTGCCAGACTGGTTGTTCCGGTCCGTTGAAGCTATGCACGTGCTAACCTTGAACCGCGACTACTTCCGCCTGCGGAAGCCGCTGGAGAGGCGCATCTACGAGTTGGCGCGGAAGCACTGCGGCACACAACCAAACTGGCGAATCTCACTGGCAGTGCTCCACCATAAGAGTGGCAGCGCATCACCGCTGCGCAACTTTCGTGAAGACGTGCGAGCGCTGGTCGAGTCCGGCCATTTGCCTGATTACCTGATGTCCTACGATCCGGCACGGGACATGGTTACGTTCTACGCCTATGGCCCGAAAGGCCGGGTGGCTGAGGCCAAGGATATGTTGGCTGGACGCCCTCACGCGCCAGTGATTGCGCATGAGAAGGCCCATGCACGGAAAGCGCGGAAACGTCGCGCCTGTAGCTAA